One window of the Cryptomeria japonica chromosome 7, Sugi_1.0, whole genome shotgun sequence genome contains the following:
- the LOC131856774 gene encoding reticuline oxidase-like, producing MANLNGMDSVLDALAMGLGSVHPALSLFHALGRRDVDPSLTPTNGNCLKVSRAYALNIHAILWQIRVRCGGHSYEGLSYTADAPFVLIDLLNLNKVNVDRKSETAWVEGSATLGEAYSAVAESSPELAFPAGICHTVGSGGHFAGGGMGFLARKYGLAADNILDALLINGSGEMVDRSGMGEDVFWALRGGGGGSWGVVYAWKIRLVRVPQI from the exons ATGGCAAACCTGAATGGAATGGATTCTGTTCTTGATGCCCTTGCTATGGGCTTGGGTAGCGTACATCCTGCACTATCTCTTTTTCATGCGCTTGGCAGGAGGGATGTGGACCCTAGCTTAACGCCTACCAATGGCAATTGCCTGAAGGTTTCTAGAGCCTACGCCCTCAACATTCACGCTATACT GTGGCAGATTCGTGTTCGATGTGGAGGACACAGCTACGAGGGGCTTTCCTACACTGCCGATGCTCCTTTCGTTCTTATCGATCTTCTAAACTTGAACAAAGTCAATGTGGACAGGAAATCAGAGACGGCCTGGGTAGAAGGAAGCGCAACGTTAGGTGAAGCTTATTCTGCTGTAGCAGAAAGCTCACCTGAGTTGGCGTTTCCTGCAGGAATTTGTCACACGGTGGGCTCCGGTGGTCATTTTGCGGGCGGGGGGATGGGCTTTCTGGCGAGAAAGTACGGCCTTGCAGCTGACAATATATTGGATGCCCTCCTGATAAATGGGTCAGGGGAGATGGTGGATAGAAGCGGAATGGGCGAAGATGTGTTTTGGGCCCTGagaggaggtggaggtggcagctgGGGAGTTGTTTATGCCTGGAAAATTCGGTTGGTGAGGGTGCCTCAAATTTAA
- the LOC131856775 gene encoding berberine bridge enzyme-like D-2, giving the protein MFEGTYLGRKNELVNKIANSFPELQMESANCEEMSWIETIAYFDNNIQVSELTNRKPSNATPFPHRAGTLFNIHYNISWSESCEDDYYLKWMRDLYQYMEPYVSHSPRAAYINFLDLDLGTSHDSVEEARVWGEKYFGANFDRLVDAKTQVDPANNFNNPQSIPPRCV; this is encoded by the exons ATGTTCGAAGGAACATACCTTGGGCGTAAGAACGAGCTGGTGAATAAAATTGCCAACAGCTTCCCAGAGCTTCAAATGGAGTCGGCAAATTGTGAAGAAATGAGTTGGATAGAGACAATTGCCTACTTCGATAATAACATCCAAGTCAGCGAATTGACCAACAG GAAACCCTCCAATGCGACGCCGTTTCCTCATCGGGCAGGCACATTGTTCAACATACACTACAACATATCCTGGAGCGAGAGTTGTGAAGATGATTACTACCTTAAATGGATGAGGGATCTTTACCAGTACATGGAACCTTATGTCTCCCATTCTCCCAGGGCTGCATACATCAACTTTCTTGACCTTGATCTGGGCACTAGCCACGATTCTGTTGAAGAGGCCAGAGTTTGGGGTGAGAAATATTTTGGTGCAAATTTTGATAGGCTTGTTGATGCTAAAACGCAGGTGGATCCCGCTAACAACTTCAATAATCCTCAGAGCATTCCCCCTAGGTGTGTTTAA